The following are encoded in a window of Pseudomonas sp. JQ170C genomic DNA:
- a CDS encoding universal stress protein → MQEVRSILVVLDPEHAHSRALTRAKLIGGATGARLHLLMCDKKQDHSALLSLLASQLHDDGFDNVTYEQAWHDTLHESIIDVQQAEGCDLVIKEHRPDNPLKKALLTPTDWKLLRQCPCAVLMVKHERPWTGGVILAAVDVGNHDEAHRLLHKNIIDHGYEIANLAKGNLHVISAHPSPMLSAADPVYQLKETIEQRYREECSAFQAEFDIKDDRLHVAEGPADVLIPYTAKKYEAVVTVIGTVARTGISGALIGNTAEVVLDSLESDVLVLKSEEARVHLTELAQG, encoded by the coding sequence ATGCAAGAAGTACGCAGCATCCTGGTGGTACTCGACCCCGAACACGCCCATAGCCGCGCGCTGACTCGGGCCAAACTGATCGGCGGTGCCACGGGCGCACGCCTGCATCTGCTGATGTGCGACAAAAAACAGGACCACAGCGCCCTGCTCAGCCTGCTGGCCAGCCAGCTGCATGACGATGGCTTCGACAACGTGACCTATGAACAGGCCTGGCACGACACCCTGCACGAGTCGATCATCGATGTGCAGCAGGCCGAGGGCTGCGATCTGGTGATCAAGGAGCACCGCCCGGACAACCCGCTGAAAAAGGCGCTGCTCACCCCCACCGACTGGAAGCTGCTGCGCCAGTGCCCGTGCGCGGTTCTGATGGTCAAGCACGAACGGCCCTGGACCGGCGGCGTGATTCTCGCTGCCGTGGATGTCGGCAACCACGACGAAGCGCATCGCCTGCTGCACAAGAACATCATCGACCACGGCTATGAGATCGCCAACCTGGCCAAGGGCAATCTGCACGTGATCAGTGCCCACCCTTCACCGATGCTGTCGGCGGCCGACCCGGTGTATCAACTCAAGGAAACCATCGAACAGCGCTACCGCGAGGAATGCAGTGCCTTCCAGGCCGAGTTCGATATCAAGGATGATCGCCTGCATGTGGCCGAAGGGCCGGCGGATGTGCTGATCCCCTACACCGCGAAAAAATACGAGGCCGTGGTGACGGTGATCGGTACCGTGGCCCGGACCGGGATTTCCGGGGCGCTCATCGGCAACACCGCCGAGGTGGTGCTCGATTCGCTCGAGAGCGATGTGCTGGTGCTCAAGAGTGAAGAGGCGCGGGTGCACCTGACTGAACTGGCACAGGGCTGA
- a CDS encoding DUF1289 domain-containing protein, translated as MSNQSIKTPCVGLCSTVYGDLVCRGCKRFHHEVINWNGYNDDEKRAVWLRLEQLLVQVMVAKLEVFDASRLRLQLEQRKIRFVPHQSEYCWAYQLIARGARVIRDLEAYGMVLLPEFRDWELPQLRDAIDREFFLLSEAHYQRYIAPGFLKDALG; from the coding sequence ATGTCCAATCAGTCAATCAAAACGCCTTGTGTCGGCCTCTGTTCCACGGTTTACGGGGATCTGGTGTGTCGCGGCTGCAAGCGTTTTCATCATGAAGTGATCAACTGGAACGGCTACAACGACGACGAAAAGCGTGCGGTCTGGCTGCGCCTCGAGCAATTGCTGGTGCAGGTCATGGTCGCCAAACTTGAGGTCTTTGATGCCTCGCGCCTGCGCCTGCAACTGGAGCAGCGCAAGATCCGCTTCGTGCCGCACCAGTCCGAATACTGCTGGGCCTACCAGCTGATCGCCCGTGGCGCGCGGGTTATACGCGACCTTGAGGCCTACGGCATGGTGTTGTTGCCGGAGTTTCGCGACTGGGAATTGCCGCAGTTGCGCGATGCCATTGATCGGGAATTTTTCCTGCTGTCCGAGGCGCATTACCAGCGCTATATCGCGCCCGGGTTCTTGAAGGATGCATTGGGGTAG
- the acnB gene encoding bifunctional aconitate hydratase 2/2-methylisocitrate dehydratase, producing the protein MLEAYRKHIEERAAQGIVPQPLNAEQTAGLVELLKNPPAGEEAVLVDLITNRVPPGVDEAAYVKAGFLSAIAKGEATSPLISKQRAVELLGTMQGGYNIATLVELLDDAELAAVAAEQLKHTLLMFDAFHDVAEKAKAGNAHAKAVLDSWAAGEWFTSKPAIAEKYSLTVFKVPGETNTDDLSPAPDAWSRPDIPLHALAMLKMARDGIVPEQQGAIGPLKQIEEVKAKGFPVAYVGDVVGTGSSRKSATNSVLWFFGDDIPYVPNKRAGGFCFGSKIAPIFYNTMEDAGALPIEFDVSNLNMGDVIDVYPHAGKVCKHGTDEVITTFELKTPVLLDEVRAGGRIPLIVGRGLTDKARTELGLPVSDLFKKPEQPVDTGKGYTLAQKMVGKACGVTGVRPGTYCEPKMTTVGSQDTTGPMTRDELKDLACLGFSADLVMQSFCHTAAYPKPIDVNTHHTLPDFIRTRGGVSLRPGDGIIHSWLNRMLLPDTVGTGGDSHTRFPIGISFPAGSGLVAFAAATGVMPLDMPESVLVRFKGKLQPGITLRDLVHAIPYYGIKNGLLTVEKKGKINAFSGRILEIEGLDELTVEQAFELSDASAERSAAGCTIKLPEKAVAEYLKSNITLLRWMISEGYGDARTMERRAQAMEAWLANPVLLAADKDAEYAEIIEIDLADINEPVLCAPNDPDDARLLSTVQGEKIDEVFIGSCMTNIGHFRAAGKLLEKVKGSIPTRLWLSPPTKMDAHQLTEEGYYGIYGKAGARMEMPGCSLCMGNQARVAANSTVVSTSTRNFPNRLGDGANVYLASAELAAVASILGKLPTVEEYMEYAKNIDSMAADVYRYLSFDQIAEFREAAANANIPVVQA; encoded by the coding sequence GTGCTTGAAGCCTACCGCAAACACATCGAAGAGCGTGCCGCCCAGGGTATCGTGCCCCAGCCGCTTAACGCCGAACAAACCGCAGGCCTGGTCGAGCTGCTGAAGAACCCCCCTGCTGGCGAAGAAGCCGTCCTCGTCGACCTGATCACCAACCGCGTTCCACCAGGAGTGGACGAAGCCGCCTACGTCAAGGCCGGTTTCCTCTCTGCTATCGCCAAGGGCGAAGCCACTTCCCCGCTGATCAGCAAGCAACGTGCCGTTGAGCTGCTGGGCACCATGCAGGGCGGCTACAACATCGCCACCCTGGTCGAGCTGCTGGATGACGCTGAGCTGGCCGCCGTTGCCGCCGAACAACTCAAGCACACCCTGCTGATGTTCGATGCCTTCCACGACGTCGCCGAAAAAGCCAAGGCGGGCAACGCCCACGCCAAGGCCGTACTGGACTCCTGGGCTGCCGGCGAGTGGTTCACCAGCAAGCCTGCCATCGCTGAAAAATACAGCCTGACCGTCTTCAAGGTCCCTGGCGAAACCAACACCGACGACCTGTCCCCTGCCCCGGACGCCTGGTCGCGCCCAGACATCCCGCTGCACGCCCTGGCCATGCTGAAAATGGCCCGTGACGGCATCGTGCCTGAGCAACAAGGCGCCATCGGCCCGCTCAAGCAGATCGAAGAAGTCAAGGCCAAGGGTTTCCCGGTTGCCTACGTCGGTGACGTGGTCGGTACCGGTTCCTCGCGTAAATCCGCCACCAACTCGGTGCTGTGGTTCTTCGGCGACGACATCCCGTACGTGCCGAACAAGCGCGCCGGTGGCTTCTGCTTCGGCTCGAAAATCGCCCCGATCTTCTACAACACCATGGAAGACGCCGGCGCCCTGCCGATCGAGTTCGACGTATCGAACCTGAACATGGGCGACGTCATCGACGTCTACCCGCACGCCGGCAAAGTCTGCAAGCACGGTACCGACGAAGTCATCACCACCTTCGAGCTGAAGACCCCGGTGCTGCTCGACGAAGTCCGCGCTGGCGGCCGTATCCCGCTGATCGTTGGCCGCGGCTTGACCGACAAGGCCCGCACCGAGCTGGGCCTGCCGGTTTCCGACCTGTTCAAGAAACCTGAGCAGCCTGTCGACACCGGCAAAGGCTACACCCTGGCGCAGAAAATGGTCGGCAAGGCCTGCGGCGTGACTGGCGTTCGTCCAGGCACCTACTGCGAGCCGAAGATGACCACCGTCGGTTCCCAGGACACCACTGGCCCGATGACCCGTGACGAACTGAAAGACCTGGCGTGCCTGGGCTTCTCTGCTGACCTGGTCATGCAGTCGTTCTGCCACACCGCGGCCTATCCAAAGCCGATCGACGTCAACACCCACCACACCCTGCCGGATTTCATCCGCACCCGTGGCGGCGTGTCCCTGCGTCCAGGCGACGGCATCATCCACAGCTGGCTGAACCGCATGCTGCTGCCGGACACCGTCGGTACCGGTGGTGACTCGCACACCCGCTTCCCGATCGGTATCTCGTTCCCGGCCGGTTCCGGCCTGGTCGCCTTCGCCGCTGCCACCGGCGTCATGCCGCTGGACATGCCGGAGTCGGTACTGGTTCGTTTCAAGGGCAAGCTGCAACCAGGCATCACCCTGCGTGACCTGGTACACGCCATCCCTTACTACGGCATCAAGAACGGCCTGCTGACCGTCGAGAAGAAGGGCAAGATCAACGCCTTCTCCGGCCGCATCCTGGAAATCGAAGGCCTGGACGAGCTGACTGTCGAGCAAGCGTTCGAGCTGTCCGACGCCTCGGCTGAGCGTTCCGCTGCCGGCTGCACCATCAAGCTGCCAGAAAAGGCAGTGGCCGAGTACCTGAAGTCGAACATCACCCTGCTGCGCTGGATGATCAGCGAAGGCTACGGCGATGCCCGCACCATGGAGCGTCGCGCCCAAGCGATGGAAGCCTGGCTGGCCAATCCGGTTCTGCTGGCAGCCGACAAGGACGCCGAGTACGCCGAGATCATCGAAATCGATCTGGCCGACATCAACGAGCCTGTGCTCTGCGCCCCGAACGACCCGGACGACGCCCGTCTGCTGTCCACCGTTCAGGGTGAGAAGATCGACGAAGTGTTCATCGGTTCGTGCATGACCAACATCGGTCACTTCCGCGCCGCCGGTAAGCTGCTGGAGAAGGTCAAAGGCTCGATCCCAACTCGCCTGTGGCTGTCGCCGCCGACCAAGATGGACGCTCACCAGCTGACCGAAGAAGGCTACTACGGCATCTACGGCAAAGCTGGCGCGCGCATGGAAATGCCGGGCTGCTCGCTGTGCATGGGTAACCAGGCACGTGTAGCGGCGAACTCGACTGTTGTGTCGACTTCGACCCGTAACTTCCCGAACCGTCTGGGTGATGGTGCCAACGTGTACCTGGCCTCTGCCGAACTGGCTGCCGTTGCCTCGATCCTGGGCAAGCTGCCAACCGTCGAAGAGTACATGGAATACGCGAAGAACATCGACAGCATGGCTGCCGACGTTTACCGCTACCTGAGCTTCGACCAGATCGCCGAGTTCCGTGAAGCTGCTGCGAACGCCAACATCCCGGTCGTTCAAGCGTAA
- the prpD gene encoding 2-methylcitrate dehydratase, with protein MSANVDLNNRPDYDRVLQDIADYVLHYTVESGEALDTARNCLMDTLGCGLLALRFPECTKHLGPLVDGTVVPHGARVPGTGYRLDPVKAAWDIGCIVRWLDYNDTWLAAEWGHPSDNLGGILAVADHFSQKRVAQGEAPLSMRVVLDAMVMAHEIQGVIALENAFNRVGLDHVLLVKVASTAVCAKLMGANREQLLSALSHAFVDGQALRTYRHAPNAGSRKSWAAGDASSRGVRLADIALRGEMGVPGVLTAPQWGFYDVLFSHTNKDLALKPEDKRAFSFSQPFASYVMENVLFKISFPAEFHAQTACEAAVTLHPQVRNRLHEIDRIVITTHESAIRIISKAGKLANAADRDHCIQYMTAVPLIFGNLVAEQYEDEFHAAHPIIDRLREKMEIVEEPRFTREYLEADKRSIANAVQVFFTDGSSTEQVVVEYPLGHRRRRAEGIALLEEKFKANLATRFAGQRVNEIFALCKDQAALEATAVHRFVDLFVI; from the coding sequence ATGAGTGCCAACGTTGATCTGAACAACCGCCCCGACTACGACCGGGTGCTGCAGGACATCGCTGACTATGTCCTCCATTACACCGTCGAGTCCGGGGAGGCGCTGGATACGGCGCGCAATTGCCTGATGGACACCCTGGGCTGTGGCCTGCTGGCCTTGCGCTTCCCCGAATGCACCAAGCACCTGGGGCCGCTGGTGGACGGTACGGTGGTACCCCATGGCGCACGCGTGCCGGGCACCGGCTACCGCCTGGACCCGGTCAAGGCGGCCTGGGACATTGGTTGCATCGTACGTTGGCTCGATTACAACGACACCTGGCTGGCCGCCGAGTGGGGTCATCCTTCGGACAACCTCGGCGGCATCCTGGCCGTGGCCGACCACTTTTCACAAAAACGCGTGGCGCAGGGCGAGGCGCCCTTGAGCATGCGCGTGGTGCTCGACGCCATGGTCATGGCCCACGAGATTCAGGGTGTGATCGCTCTGGAAAACGCCTTCAATCGCGTCGGCCTCGACCACGTGCTGCTGGTCAAGGTGGCGTCCACGGCGGTGTGCGCCAAGCTCATGGGGGCCAATCGCGAGCAGCTCCTGTCGGCACTCTCCCATGCATTTGTAGACGGCCAGGCCCTGCGTACCTATCGCCATGCACCCAATGCCGGCTCGCGTAAATCCTGGGCGGCGGGGGATGCCTCCAGTCGAGGCGTGCGCCTGGCCGATATCGCCTTGCGAGGCGAGATGGGTGTGCCCGGGGTGCTCACTGCGCCGCAGTGGGGCTTTTACGATGTGCTGTTCAGCCATACCAACAAGGACCTGGCGCTCAAACCCGAAGACAAGCGCGCGTTCAGTTTCTCCCAGCCGTTTGCCAGCTACGTGATGGAGAACGTGCTGTTCAAGATCAGCTTCCCCGCCGAGTTCCATGCCCAGACTGCCTGTGAAGCGGCGGTGACCTTGCATCCCCAGGTGCGTAACCGCCTGCATGAAATCGACCGCATCGTCATCACCACCCATGAGTCGGCGATCCGCATCATCTCCAAGGCCGGCAAGCTGGCCAACGCCGCTGACCGCGACCACTGCATCCAGTACATGACCGCCGTGCCGCTGATTTTTGGCAACCTGGTGGCTGAGCAGTACGAGGATGAATTCCATGCCGCCCACCCGATCATCGATCGGCTGCGCGAGAAAATGGAGATTGTCGAAGAGCCGCGGTTTACCCGCGAATACCTGGAGGCCGACAAGCGTTCGATTGCCAATGCGGTGCAGGTGTTCTTCACCGATGGGTCGAGTACCGAGCAGGTGGTGGTGGAGTATCCGCTGGGTCACCGTCGGCGTCGCGCCGAGGGGATTGCGTTGCTCGAAGAGAAGTTCAAGGCCAACCTTGCGACGCGTTTTGCCGGGCAGCGGGTGAATGAGATTTTTGCGTTGTGCAAGGATCAGGCGGCGCTTGAAGCGACGGCGGTGCACCGGTTCGTCGATCTGTTCGTGATCTGA
- the prpF gene encoding 2-methylaconitate cis-trans isomerase PrpF, translating to MAHVPQVKIPATYIRGGTSKGVFFRLQDLPERAQVPGAARDALLLRVIGSPDPYGKQIDGMGGATSSTSKTVILSRSSKPEHDVDYLFGQVSIDKAFVDWSGNCGNLSAAVGSFAISAGLVDSSRVPQDGIATVRIWQANIGKTIIAHVPVTQGEVQETGDFELDGVTFPAAEVQLEFMDPAADEDGEGGSMFPTGNLIDDLEVPGVGTLKATLINAGIPTIFIQAEAIGYTGTELQDAINGDPEALARFESIRAHGAVRMGLIAHVDEAAKRQHTPKVAFVAPPVAYQSSSGKTVAAGDVDLLVRALSMGKLHHAMMGTAAVAIGTAAAVPGTLVNLAAGGGERSAVRFGHPSGTLRVGAEARQVNGEWTVTKAIMSRSARILMEGWVRVPGDAF from the coding sequence ATGGCTCACGTACCCCAAGTAAAAATCCCCGCCACCTACATCCGTGGCGGCACCAGCAAAGGCGTGTTCTTCCGCCTGCAAGACCTGCCCGAGCGTGCCCAGGTTCCGGGGGCTGCCCGTGACGCGCTGCTGTTGCGCGTGATCGGTAGCCCCGACCCTTACGGCAAGCAGATCGACGGCATGGGCGGTGCCACCTCCAGCACCAGCAAGACCGTGATCCTCTCGCGTAGCAGCAAGCCTGAGCACGACGTCGATTACCTGTTCGGCCAGGTGTCGATCGACAAGGCTTTTGTCGACTGGAGCGGCAACTGCGGCAACCTCTCGGCAGCGGTCGGCTCCTTTGCCATCAGCGCCGGCCTGGTCGACAGCAGCCGTGTGCCCCAGGACGGCATCGCCACCGTGCGTATCTGGCAGGCCAACATCGGCAAGACCATCATCGCCCACGTCCCGGTCACCCAGGGTGAAGTGCAGGAAACCGGTGATTTCGAGCTCGACGGCGTGACCTTCCCGGCGGCCGAAGTGCAGCTCGAGTTCATGGACCCGGCCGCCGACGAAGACGGCGAGGGTGGTTCGATGTTCCCCACCGGCAACCTGATCGACGACCTGGAAGTGCCCGGTGTCGGCACCCTCAAGGCGACCCTGATCAACGCCGGCATCCCGACCATCTTTATCCAGGCCGAAGCCATCGGCTACACCGGCACGGAGCTTCAGGACGCGATCAACGGCGACCCGGAGGCCCTGGCCCGTTTTGAAAGCATCCGCGCCCACGGCGCCGTGCGCATGGGCCTGATCGCTCACGTCGACGAAGCCGCCAAGCGCCAGCACACCCCCAAGGTCGCGTTCGTTGCACCGCCCGTGGCTTATCAGTCGTCCAGCGGTAAGACCGTGGCCGCAGGTGACGTTGATCTCTTGGTACGGGCGCTGTCGATGGGCAAGTTGCACCACGCCATGATGGGCACCGCCGCCGTGGCCATCGGTACCGCAGCCGCCGTGCCGGGCACCCTGGTGAACCTGGCGGCCGGTGGCGGCGAGCGCAGCGCCGTACGTTTCGGACACCCGTCGGGCACCTTGCGCGTTGGCGCCGAGGCTCGCCAGGTGAACGGTGAATGGACTGTAACCAAAGCAATCATGAGCCGCAGCGCTCGCATACTGATGGAGGGCTGGGTGCGTGTACCCGGTGATGCCTTCTAA
- the acnD gene encoding Fe/S-dependent 2-methylisocitrate dehydratase AcnD: MNTEFRKNLPGTGLDYFDARAAVDAIKPGAYDRLPYTSRVLAENLVRRCDPASLNDSLSQLIERKRDLDFPWFPARVVCHDILGQTALVDLAGLRDAIADKGGDPAQVNPVVPVQLIVDHSLAVECGGFDPQAFEKNRAIEDRRNEDRFHFINWTKKAFKNVDVIQPGNGIMHQINLEKMSPVIHAERGVAYPDTCVGTDSHTPHVDALGVIAIGVGGLEAENVMLGRASWMRLPEIVGVELSGKPQPGITATDVVLALTEFLRKEKVVGAYLEFYGEGARALTLGDRATISNMAPEYGATAAMFSIDQQTIDYLKLTGREDEQVKLVETYAKVAGLWSDSLANAEYERVLRFDLSSVVRNMAGPSNPHARVATSDLASKGIAGQWEEVPGQMPDGAVIIAAITSCTNTSNPRNVIAAGLLARNANKLGLARKPWVKSSLAPGSKTVALYLKEAGLDDELEELGFGIVAFACTTCNGMSGALDPTIQQEIIDRDLYATAVLSGNRNFDGRIHPYAKQAFLASPPLVVAYAIAGTIRFDIEKDVLGVVDGKEIRLKDIWPSDEEIDAVVKAAVKPEQFRQVYIPMFTIEEDTGPKVPPLYDWREMSTYIRRPPYWEGALAGERTLKGMRPLAVLPDNITTDHLSPSNAIMLDSAAGEYLAKMGLPEEDFNSYATHRGDHLTAQRATFANPKLFNEMVREDGKVKQGALARIEPEGKVTRMWEAIETYMDRKQPLIIVAGADYGQGSSRDWAAKGVRLAGVEAIVAEGFERIHRTNLVGMGVLPLEFKPGVNRKTLDIDGTETYDVVGERTPRATLTLVITRRNGERLEVPVTCRLDTAEEVSIYEAGGVLQRFAQDFLESATV; encoded by the coding sequence ATGAATACTGAATTTCGCAAGAACCTGCCGGGCACTGGCCTGGATTATTTCGACGCCCGCGCGGCTGTCGATGCCATCAAGCCCGGCGCCTATGACCGTCTCCCTTATACCTCGCGCGTACTGGCTGAAAACCTGGTGCGCCGCTGCGATCCAGCCAGCCTCAACGACTCCCTGAGCCAGTTGATCGAGCGCAAACGCGACCTGGACTTCCCCTGGTTCCCGGCCCGTGTGGTTTGCCACGACATCCTCGGCCAGACCGCCCTGGTGGACCTGGCGGGCCTGCGCGACGCCATCGCCGACAAAGGCGGTGACCCGGCCCAGGTCAACCCGGTGGTGCCGGTGCAACTGATCGTCGACCACTCCCTGGCCGTGGAATGCGGTGGTTTCGACCCGCAGGCGTTCGAGAAGAACCGCGCCATTGAAGACCGTCGCAACGAAGACCGCTTCCACTTCATCAACTGGACCAAGAAGGCGTTCAAGAACGTCGACGTGATCCAGCCCGGCAACGGCATCATGCACCAGATCAACCTGGAGAAGATGTCGCCGGTGATCCACGCCGAACGTGGCGTGGCCTATCCCGATACCTGTGTCGGCACCGACAGCCACACCCCGCACGTCGATGCCCTGGGTGTGATCGCTATCGGTGTCGGCGGCCTGGAAGCCGAGAACGTCATGCTTGGCCGTGCGTCCTGGATGCGCCTGCCGGAAATCGTCGGCGTCGAGCTGTCGGGCAAGCCGCAGCCGGGCATCACCGCCACCGACGTGGTACTGGCCCTGACCGAATTCCTGCGCAAGGAAAAGGTCGTCGGTGCCTACCTTGAGTTTTACGGTGAAGGCGCCCGCGCCCTGACCCTGGGCGACCGCGCCACCATCTCCAACATGGCCCCGGAATACGGCGCCACGGCGGCGATGTTCTCCATCGACCAGCAAACCATCGACTACCTCAAGCTCACCGGCCGTGAAGACGAGCAGGTCAAGCTGGTGGAAACCTACGCCAAGGTCGCGGGCCTGTGGTCCGACAGCCTGGCCAATGCCGAGTACGAGCGTGTACTGCGCTTCGACCTGTCCAGCGTCGTGCGCAACATGGCCGGCCCGTCCAACCCGCACGCCCGCGTCGCCACCAGCGACCTGGCCAGCAAAGGCATCGCCGGTCAGTGGGAAGAAGTGCCGGGGCAGATGCCCGATGGCGCCGTGATCATCGCCGCGATCACCAGCTGCACCAACACCAGCAACCCGCGCAACGTGATCGCCGCAGGCCTGTTGGCGCGCAACGCCAACAAGCTGGGCCTGGCCCGCAAGCCATGGGTCAAGTCGTCCCTGGCGCCGGGCTCCAAAACCGTTGCCCTGTACCTGAAGGAAGCGGGCCTGGATGACGAGCTGGAGGAACTCGGTTTCGGCATCGTGGCCTTTGCCTGCACCACCTGCAACGGCATGTCCGGTGCGTTGGACCCGACCATCCAGCAGGAAATCATCGACCGCGACCTGTACGCCACCGCCGTGCTCTCGGGCAACCGCAACTTCGACGGCCGTATCCACCCGTACGCCAAGCAGGCGTTCCTGGCTTCGCCGCCGCTGGTAGTGGCCTACGCCATCGCCGGCACCATCCGCTTCGACATCGAGAAGGATGTGCTGGGCGTGGTTGATGGCAAGGAAATCCGCCTCAAGGACATCTGGCCGAGCGACGAAGAGATCGACGCAGTGGTCAAGGCGGCGGTCAAGCCGGAGCAGTTCCGTCAGGTCTACATCCCGATGTTCACCATCGAGGAAGACACCGGTCCGAAGGTCCCGCCGCTGTACGACTGGCGCGAGATGAGCACCTACATCCGCCGTCCGCCGTACTGGGAAGGCGCCCTGGCCGGTGAGCGTACGCTCAAGGGCATGCGTCCGCTGGCCGTGCTGCCGGACAACATCACCACCGACCACTTGTCGCCGTCCAACGCCATCATGCTCGACAGCGCCGCCGGCGAGTACCTGGCGAAAATGGGCCTGCCGGAGGAAGACTTCAACTCCTACGCCACCCACCGCGGCGATCACCTGACCGCCCAGCGCGCCACCTTCGCCAACCCGAAACTGTTCAACGAAATGGTGCGCGAAGACGGCAAGGTCAAACAGGGGGCGCTGGCGCGGATCGAGCCGGAAGGCAAGGTCACGCGCATGTGGGAAGCCATCGAAACCTACATGGACCGCAAGCAGCCGCTGATCATCGTTGCCGGTGCCGACTACGGCCAGGGCTCGTCCCGCGACTGGGCAGCCAAGGGCGTGCGCCTGGCGGGTGTCGAGGCCATCGTCGCCGAAGGTTTCGAGCGTATCCACCGCACCAACCTGGTGGGTATGGGCGTGTTGCCGCTGGAGTTCAAGCCGGGCGTCAACCGCAAGACCCTGGACATCGACGGTACCGAAACCTACGACGTGGTCGGTGAGCGCACACCGCGTGCGACCCTGACCCTGGTGATCACCCGTCGTAACGGCGAGCGCCTGGAAGTGCCGGTCACCTGCCGTCTGGATACCGCCGAAGAAGTGTCGATCTACGAGGCAGGCGGCGTGCTGCAGCGCTTCGCCCAGGACTTCCTCGAGTCGGCGACCGTTTAA
- the prpC gene encoding bifunctional 2-methylcitrate synthase/citrate synthase, protein MAEAKVLSGAGLRGQVAGQTALSTVGQAGAGLTYRGYDVRELAEHAEFEEVAYLLLYGELPSAAQLAEYKGKLKTLRDLPQALKEVLERIPVTAHPMDVMRTGCSVLGTLEPELSFDLQHEKTDRLLALFPAIMCYWYRFSHHGVRINCTSDEDTLGGHFLHLLHGKKPSELHVKVMNVSLILYAEHEFNASTFTARVCASTLSDLYSCVTAAIGSLRGPLHGGANEAAMEMIELFKTPQDAINGTLGMLERKDKIMGFGHAIYKESDPRNEVIKGWSKKLADEVGDTVLYPVSEAIDKTMWEQKKLFPNADFYHASAYHFMGIPTKLFTPIFVCSRLTGWAAHVFEQRANNRIIRPSAEYTGVEQRKFVPIEQR, encoded by the coding sequence ATGGCCGAAGCAAAAGTACTCAGTGGTGCCGGCCTGCGTGGTCAAGTGGCCGGGCAAACCGCACTGTCGACCGTCGGCCAGGCCGGCGCCGGTCTGACCTACCGTGGCTATGACGTTCGTGAACTGGCCGAGCATGCCGAGTTCGAGGAAGTCGCCTACCTGCTGCTCTACGGCGAACTGCCAAGCGCGGCCCAGCTGGCCGAGTACAAGGGCAAGCTCAAGACCCTGCGCGACCTGCCACAAGCGTTGAAGGAAGTGCTTGAGCGCATCCCGGTCACCGCCCACCCGATGGACGTGATGCGTACCGGTTGCTCGGTACTCGGCACCCTGGAGCCGGAGCTGAGCTTCGATCTGCAGCACGAGAAGACCGATCGCCTGCTGGCGCTGTTCCCGGCGATCATGTGCTACTGGTACCGTTTCAGCCACCACGGTGTGCGCATCAACTGCACCAGCGACGAAGACACCCTCGGCGGCCACTTCCTGCACCTGCTGCACGGCAAGAAGCCGAGCGAGCTGCACGTCAAGGTGATGAACGTTTCGCTGATCCTGTACGCAGAGCACGAGTTCAACGCCTCGACCTTTACCGCCCGCGTGTGTGCCTCGACCCTGTCGGACCTGTACTCCTGCGTCACCGCCGCCATCGGCTCGCTGCGCGGCCCGCTGCACGGCGGCGCCAACGAAGCGGCCATGGAAATGATCGAGCTGTTCAAGACCCCGCAGGACGCCATCAACGGCACCCTGGGCATGCTTGAGCGCAAAGACAAGATCATGGGCTTTGGCCATGCCATCTACAAAGAGTCCGACCCGCGTAACGAAGTGATCAAGGGCTGGTCGAAAAAGCTGGCCGACGAAGTGGGCGACACCGTGCTGTACCCGGTTTCCGAAGCCATCGACAAGACCATGTGGGAGCAGAAGAAGCTGTTCCCTAACGCCGACTTCTACCATGCCTCGGCGTACCACTTCATGGGCATCCCGACCAAGTTGTTCACGCCGATCTTCGTCTGCTCGCGCCTGACGGGCTGGGCGGCGCATGTGTTCGAGCAGCGTGCCAACAACCGCATCATCCGTCCAAGCGCCGAGTACACCGGCGTTGAGCAGCGCAAGTTCGTGCCAATCGAACAACGCTGA